One region of Salvia miltiorrhiza cultivar Shanhuang (shh) chromosome 3, IMPLAD_Smil_shh, whole genome shotgun sequence genomic DNA includes:
- the LOC131019059 gene encoding LOW QUALITY PROTEIN: transcriptional activator DEMETER-like (The sequence of the model RefSeq protein was modified relative to this genomic sequence to represent the inferred CDS: deleted 4 bases in 4 codons; substituted 1 base at 1 genomic stop codon) — translation MEQGRGSSMPWEKGVTQNGNLWIPSTPGKPLLQSSNNARSDVQQSQIGQQNWDVYEDVYRNKQLHSFDLNRSEGPSYTEHNHDTWIMGQGRGSSAPREKGVTQNGNIWIPLTPEKLVLQSSNNASSEIQQNQIGRQNWHNLVDVYEDFLRNKQPHSFDLNRIESPSYTEHNHKGVPPAENYSRLQPNLPATGNLGLNGKVQTSQAVASVEAYNSFPLNSDRNGCTGVDDLQLNNQNISILQKLRCLNHNAGRIGSYVQNSGEVVSNQEVSSFADLMCIVNAKRSPPSNGSPYRSSFLEGKPAVPSPVSKVESNHPYASLGVRAQKNHILQGSNQVGCTSVGVRAQQNHILHESNHVAYATVGAGFPQSHIYYENHDGGGYNQQEILNSRPLVAKSALNLTPRSEARESSSGSRSFPVGPVTPAQQKQFKTHQIIQVPQLLIENTSTPENCILGSVVLSSAPEIIEKEHGDILDKSMGISTAAISTSPQEMKCSDGGNGGIDLNKTPQQKTPKRTKHRPKVVVEGKPKRSPKPASTKSNTADGTLPAKRKYVWKDGTKNSTPPMTDTLKVVEASDMRPATKSCKRKLNFNMETVEANRAEEEGQGSRLDHQEQNNERHKLRMDSSGPSTSAAKAGHHNTFDREGQQTPTPYNYVHSINKIPYPESTPLESAAAPPTSRDHSLNVIARSFNKRNSSICQSRSVSKYNQVHHQSSGSRAHVVFQENSGEQNLGFGAQSSVQTTPQVLEDLIDVTDNQGTKRAYKHTVIGSPQNMAFIGSQLQSQGIPERKTGSETRHKKHAEAKFSGRSLSRQSGFTIVEKIMQEIESRRNQSFLAQMSTEPQNDESRNSDCRSQAINFNSNDNSTNVICDRYTNYADIRHKFQQQHALSQEHLYSESMLPKTSPNFADTQITKSVAAGIKRKESAAINGNINYPLGVVVKKRTAGQPTYKKNPLVDKVAPPRYKGNTVDIYSTVDDITNGMEHLHITNSGKELVWKEQSALVPYKGDGAVVPYGLVKKRKPRPRVDLDPETNRLWNLLMGKEGGESPETIDTNREKWWEEERKVFRGRVGSFIARMHQVQGDRRFSKWKGSVVDSVIGVFLTQNVSDHLSSSAFMCLAAKFPLKSTTAREPYCENGGSPAVGKHEVRITYPDGTTYHQKMAMEPVSGHSQVTSTETSTYRTDSVMQKKGLLXVNDHYTRRTEEDIISSQSSSESFVFQATEDVRSSSASNSDAECGCNISKNVGHQSVSQQAERIAALQQNKFHLQDSVYIDKIRVIDNQQFEKPANTQSRGWAGSLKPNSIRALILPFPNSWTNMLMGNWEAEDLAFLGRESIATLTSKDSKGTEPQCMDDYRGQSAESAFMVSEDGRSGFQTSLANHTVLKKGLELQNDSLDESSNRNFQHSMKHMSEKQGALHAEGTLLTDPRRPAEAFSKQPSDNSKCTEVETDMGQRQSSDKLSRKTSISTSNIRKQKAEKVKAEPFNWDTLRKQVQSKKAGTIGRSREAMDSLDYEAMRNADVGEISETIKERGMNNMLAERMKNFLNRLVEDHERIDLEWLRDVEPDRAKDYLLSIRGLGLKSVECIRLLTLHHLAFPVDTNVGRIAVRLGWVPLQPLPESLQLHLLELYPVLESIQKYLWPRLCKLDQETLYELHYQMITFGKVFCTKRDPNCNACPLRGECRHFASAFASARLALPGPQERQIVSSAAPKDATNSNDVIIKHMPLPPSEDTMDQGVRLSRDCEPLIEEPTTPEPPIEVEERDIEDAFYEDPDEIPVIKLNIEEFTTNLQSFIQGQIEIGEGDMSKALVALNPQLASIPTPKLKHISRLRTEHQVYELPDSHPLLKEMDRREPDDPSPYLLAIWTPGETADSVQPPESKCSSLGGGGLCINMACFSCNSTREAQSQTVRGTILIPCRTAMRGSFPLNGTYFQVNEVFADHESSLNPIDVPRSLLWNLPKRTVFFGSSVSSIFKGLSTEDIQYCFWKGLVCVRGFDKKTRAPRPLRARLHFPASKTVKRNEET, via the exons ATGGAGCAGGGGAGGGGATCTTCAATGCCCTGGGAGAAGGGAGTTACACAGAATGGAAATTTATGGATTCCATCTACACCTGGCAAACCACTTTTGCAGAGTTCTAATAATGCGCGGTCTGATGTGCAACAGAGTCAGATTGGGCAACAAAATTGGGATGTGTATGAAGATGTTTATCGGAATAAGCAACTTCATAGTTTTGATCTAAACAGAAGTGAAGGTCCAAGCTACACGGAGCATAACCATGACACCTGGATTATGGGTCAGGGGAGGGGATCTTCAGCACCCAGGGAGAAGGGAGTTACACAGAATGGAAATATATGGATTCCATTGACACCTGAAAAACTGGTTCTGCAGAGTTCTAATAATGCCTCGTCTGAAATACAACAGAATCAGATTGGGCGGCAAAATTGGCACAATTTGGTTGATGTGTATGAAGATTTTTTGCGGAATAAGCAACCTCATAGTTTTGATCTAAACAGAATTGAAAGTCCAAGCTACACGGAGCATAACCACAAAGGTGTCCCTCCAGCTGAAAACTATAGCAGGCTGCAGCCGAATTTGCCTGCAACTGGGAATTTGGGGTTGAATGGCAAGGTGCAGACTAGTCAAGCTGTTGCTTCTGTTGAAGCCTATAATAGCTTTCCATTGAACTCTGACCGAAATGGCTGCACAGGGGTGGATGACTTGCAGCTCAATAACCAAAATATTAGCATTTTACAGAAGCTCAGATGCTTGAATCACAATGCAGGAAGAATTGGCTCTTATGTGCAGAATTCAGGTGAAGTTGTTTCCAATCAGGAGGTTAGTTCATTTGCAGACTTAATGTGCATCGTGAATGCTAAGCGTTCCCCTCCATCAAATGGATCACCGTACAGAAGCTCTTTTTTGGAGGGCAAGCCTGCCGTCCCTAGTCCAGTTTCTAAAGTTGAAAGCAATCACCCTTACGCATCACTTGGTGTCAGAGCACAGAAAAATCACATTTTGCAGGGGAGCAATCAGGTGGGTTGCACATCAGTTGGTGTGAGAGCCCAGCAAAATCACATTTTGCATGAAAGCAATCACGTGGCTTATGCAACGGTTGGTGCTGGATTCCCGCAGAGTCACATTTATTATGAAAACCATGACGGTGGTGGTTACAACCAACAAGAGATTCTGAACA GTAGACCTTTAGTGGCCAAATCAGCCCTAAATTTGACACCAAGATCAGAAGCTAGGGAATCCTCAAGTGGTTCAAGGTCCTTCCCAGTAGGGCCGGTAACACCAGCCCAACAAAAGCAGTTCAAGACTCACCAGATCATTCAAGTGCCACAGTTGTTGATAGAAAACACATCAACCCCAGAAAACTGTATCCTTGGAAGTGTTGTCTTATCTTCAGCACCTGAAATTATTGAGAAAGAGCATGGTGACATTTTAGATAAATCTATGGGTATATCAACTGCGGCAATTTCAACATCTCCCCAGGAAATGAAATGTTCTGATGGTGGTAATGGAGGAATTGATCTGAACAAGACACCACAGCAGAAAACT CCCAAAAGAACAAAACACCGACCCAAGGTAGTGGTTGAAGGGAAACCCAAACGATCACCAAAGCCTGCTTCTACAAAAAGCAACACTGCTGATGGAACTCTTCCAGCAAAAAGGAAGTATGTGTGGAAAGATGGCACCAAAAACTCAACTCCTCCAATGACTGATACACTAAAAGTAGTTGAAGCATCTGATATGAGGCCTGCGACGAAGTCATGCAAGAGAAAATTAAACTTTAACATGGAGACTGTGGAAGCCAATAGAGCAGAAGAGGAAGGCCAGGGTAGTCGACTTGACCACCAGGAGCAGAATAATGAACGGCATAAGCTTCGCATGGATTCAAGTGGACCGTCAACATCTGCAGCTAAGGCAGGTCACCACAACACATTTGATAGAGAGGGACAACAGACACCGACTCCCTACAATTATGTTcactcaataaataaaatacctTATCCAGAATCAACCCCTCTGGAATCTGCAGCAGCACCACCTACTTCTAGAGACCATAGCTTGAATGTCATTGCAAGAAGTTTCAATAAACGAAATTCCAGCATATGCCAATCCAGAAGCGTTAGTAAGTACAATCAAGTGCATCATCAAAGCAGTGGAAGCCGTGCCCATGTTGTCTTTCAAGAAAATTCCGGTGAGCAAAATTTGGGCTTTGGAGCACAATCATCTGTGCAGACTACGCCTCAAGTTTTGGAGGATTTGATAGATGTAACTGATAATCAAGGAACCAAGAGAGCATATAAACATACTGTGATTGGAAGTCCGCAAAATATGGCATTCATAGGTTCCCAACTCCAGTCTCAAGGAATACCTGAACGGAAAACTGGTTCAGAAACACGCCATAAAAAGCACGCTGAGGCTAAATTTAGTGGAAGGTCACTCAGTAGGCAATCTGGCTTTACAATTGTTGAAAAAATTATGCAAGAAATTGAAAGCAGAAGGAATCAGAGTTTCCTGGCACAAATGTCAACAGAGCCCCAGAATGATGAATCAAGAAATTCTGATTGTAGAAGTCAGGCGATTAACTTTAATTCAAATGATAATTCCACCAATGTCATTTGTGATCGCTACACGAACTACGCCGATATTAGGCATAAGTTTCAGCAACAGCATGCTTTATCTCAAGAGCATCTATATTCAGAAAGTATGCTACCAAAGACATCCCCCAACTTTGCTGATACGCAAATCACCAAATCCGTCGCTGCAGGGATAAAGAGGAAGGAGTCAGCTGCGATAAATGGAAACATAAATTATCCTCTTGGTGTTGTAGTCAAGAAACGGACTGCTGGACAACCAACATATAAGAAGAATCCCCTTGTGGACAAAGTTGCACCACCAAGA TATAAAG GGAACACAGTAGACATATATTCCACCGTGGATGATATAACCAATGGCATGGAGCATCTTCACATCACTAACAGTGGCAAAGAATTAGTTTGGAAAGAGCAAAGTGCACTTGTTCCATACAAAGGAGATGGTGCTGTTGTTCCATATGGTCTTGTCAAAAAGAGGAAACCAAGGCCTAGAGTGGACCTTGATCCAGAGACAAATAGGCTGTGGAACCTTTTAATGGGTAAGGAAGGAGGTGAAAGTCCAGAAACAATAGACACAAATAGAGAAAAATggtgggaagaagaaagaaaagtatTCCGAGGTCGAGTGGGCTCATTTATTGCACGAATGCATCAAGTCCAAG GGGACAGGCGATTCTCCAAGTGGAAAGGGTCTGTGGTTGATTCAGTGATAGGAGTATTTCTCACACAAAATGTCTCAGATCATCTTTCAAG CTCTGCTTTTATGTGTCTTGCAGCCAAATTCCCTTTAAAATCAACAACTGCTAGAGAACCATACTGTGAAAATGGTGGAAGTCCAGCAGTTGGAAAGCATGAGGTTCGCATAACATATCCAGATGGCACAACTTATCATCAAAAAATGGCAATGGAACCAGTGTCTGGACATAGTCAAGTGACATCAACTGAAACATCCACATACAGAACGGACAGTGTTATG CAGAAAAAAGGACTTCTCTAGGTTAACGATCACTATACCAGGAGAACAGAGGAAGATATCATTTCATCACAAAGTTCCTCAGAATCTTTTGTTTTTCAAGCCACAGAAGATGTTAGATCCAGCTCTGCCTCAAATTCAGACGCCGAATGTGGGTGCAATATCAGCAAAAATGTTGGGCATCAAAGTGTTTCCCAACAGGCTGAAAGAATTGCTGCATTGCAGCAAAATAAGTTCCACCTCCAAGATAGTGTTTATATAGATAAGATACGTGTGATTGATAATCAACAATTTGAAAAACCAGCAAACACGCAAAGTCGAGGGTGGGCTGG ATCTCTAAAGCCCAACAGCATAAGAGCTCTCATCCTCCCATTCCCTAATTCATGGACAAACATGTTGATGGGAAACTGGGAAGCAGAAGATCTTGCTTTCTTGGGAAGAGAGAGCATAGCTACTTTGACTTCAAAAGATTCAAAAGGAACGGAACCACAATGCATGGATGATTACAGAGGTCAAAGTGCAGAAAGTGCTTTTATGGTCTCGGAAGATGGAAGATCCGGATTTCAGACATCATTAGCTAATCACACAGTTCTAAAAAAGGGCCTTGAGTTGCAAAATGATTCTCTAGATGAGTCTTCTAACAGGAATTTTCAACATTCCATGAAGCATATGAGCGAAAAGCAAGGTGCTTTGCATGCTGAAGGCACACTTCTGACGGACCCAAGAAGACCTGCTGAAGCATTCAGCAAACAGCCAAGTG ATAATAGCAAATGCacagaagttgaaactgataTGGGACAAAGACAATCTTCTGACAAACTGTCCAGAAAGACCAGTATCTCAACTTCAAATATAAGAAAGCAAAAGGCTGAGAAGGTAAAAGCTGAACCATTTAATTGGGATACGTTGAGGAAACAGGTTCAATCGAAGAAGGCTGGGACAATAGGAAGAAGCAGAGAGGCCATGGACTCTCTTGACTATGAAGCAATGCGAAATGCTGATGTTGGTGAGATATCGGAGACAATCAAGGAAAGGGGTATGAACAACATGCTAGCAGAGAGAATGAAG AACTTTCTTAATCGTTTGGTTGAAGATCATGAAAGAATTGACCTTGAGTGGTTGAGAGATGTTGAACCAGACAGAGCCAA GGATTATCTATTAAGTATACGAGGACTAGGACTAAAAAGTGTGGAGTGCATACGGCTTTTAACCCTTCATCATCTTGCTTTTCCT GTTGACACCAATGTTGGGCGTATTGCCGTTCGACTTGGGTGGGTTCCTCTACAACCCCTTCCTGAGTCACTCCAGTTGCATCTCCTTGAACT TTATCCAGTCCTGGAATCAATTCAGAAATATCTTTGGCCAAGACTCTGCAAGCTGGATCAGGAAACACT GTATGAGCTACACTATCAAATGATAACATTTGGAAAG GTTTTCTGCACAAAGAGAGATCCAAACTGTAATGCTTGTCCATTGAGAGGAGAATGTCGACATTTTGCCAGTGCTTTTGCAAG TGCAAGACTTGCTCTTCCAGGGCCGCAAGAGAGGCAAATAGTAAGTTCAGCTGCTCCAAAAGATGCTACTAATAGCAATGACGTTATAATAAAGCATATGCCACTGCCTCCGTCTGAGGATACCATGGATCAAGGAGTGAGGTTGTCAAGGGATTGCGAACCGCTAATAGAGGAACCAACAACCCCAGAGCCACCCATAGAAGTGGAAGAAAGAGATATTGAGGATGCATTTTATGAGGATCCAGATGAAATCCCTGTCATAAAGCTCAATATTGAAGAATTCACTACAAACCTACAGAGCTTTATACAAGGGCAAATTGAAATTGGCGAAGGTGATATGTCTAAAGCTCTAGTTGCGTTAAATCCACAACTTGCTTCCATACCAACACCGAAACTAAAACACATCAGTCGACTGCGGACTGAGCACCAAGT CTACGAACTTCCAGATTCACATCCTCTACTCAAAGAG ATGGATAGACGAGAACCTGATGATCCAAGTCCATATCTTCTGGCAATATGGACTCCAG GTGAGACAGCAGATTCTGTTCAACCTCCAGAAAGTAAATGTAGCTCC CTGGGAGGAGGTGGTCTGTGCATCAACATGGCTTGCTTTTCATGCAATAGCACAAGAGAAGCACAGTCTCAGACAGTAAGAGGCACAATTCTG ATACCTTGCAGAACGGCAATGAGAGGGAGCTTCCCACTCAATGGCACATATTTCCAAGTCAATGAG GTATTTGCCGACCATGAATCCAGTTTGAACCCTATAGATGTGCCAAGAAGTCTGCTGTGGAACCTTCCGAAAAGGACCGTATTCTTTGGGTCATCTGTCTCATCAATTTtcaaag GCCTGTCAACTGAAGATATACAGTACTGCTTTTGGAAAG GATTAGTGTGCGTCAGAGGATTCGACAAGAAAACTCGAGCACCACGACCTCTAAGGGCCAGATTGCATTTCCCAGCAAGTAAGACGGTCAAGAGAAATGAGGAAACATAG
- the LOC131014752 gene encoding cytochrome P450 77A2-like — translation MDSLSLSSLPFLVIPLVIIFLLSRSRSRTSSSKKLKLPPGPPGYPVVGNLFQVAFSGKPFFQYIRDLLPIYGPIFTLKMGTRTMIVVASNDLAYEALIEKGPIFATRPSENPTRIIFSSNKFSVNAAYYGPVWRSLRRNMVQNMLSTARIRDFRKTRDLAMDRLVDRLAAEAAANDGAVWVLRNARFAVFCILLDMCFGVEMDEKTIQSVDDMMKSVLIVLDPRMDDFLPILSPFFSKQRKRVQAVRKKQIETLVPLIEKRRQEWIKHGSASNSFAYLDTLFDLKVEGRKSAPTNEELVTLCSEFLNGGTDTTATAVEWAVARLIENPAIQSRLADEIRATVGEKKVDEKDVERMPYLNAVVKELLRKHPPTYFALTHAVTEPTRLGGYDIPTSASVEFFSAGIAEDPKVWSDPERFDPDRFFAGREEADITGVTGVKMMPFGVGRRICPGLGMATVHVNLMLARMVQEFEWSGYPDTAKVDLTEKLEFTVVMKNSLRAGIKPRG, via the coding sequence ATggattctctctccctctcatccCTACCATTCCTTGTAATACCACTTGTTATCATCTTCCTCCTCTCCCGCAGCCGCAGCCGCACCTCCTCCTCCAAGAAGCTCAAGCTCCCACCGGGGCCCCCGGGCTACCCGGTGGTCGGAAACCTCTTCCAAGTGGCCTTCTCCGGCAAGCCCTTCTTCCAATACATCCGCGACCTCCTCCCCATTTACGGCCCCATCTTCACCCTCAAAATGGGGACTCGCACCATGATCGTGGTGGCCAGCAACGACCTCGCCTACGAGGCCCTCATCGAGAAGGGCCCCATCTTCGCCACCCGCCCCTCCGAGAATCCCACCAGGATCATCTTCAGCTCTAACAAATTCAGCGTCAACGCCGCCTACTACGGCCCCGTCTGGCGCTCCCTGCGCCGGAACATGGTCCAGAACATGCTCTCCACCGCCCGCATCCGCGACTTCCGCAAAACTAGGGATCTCGCCATGGACAGGCTCGTCGACCGCCTCGCCGCCGAGGCCGCCGCCAACGACGGCGCCGTTTGGGTTCTCAGAAACGCCAGGTTCGCCGTCTTCTGCATTCTGCTCGATATGTGCTTCGGCGTTGAAATGGATGAGAAAACCATCCAATCCGTCGACGACATGATGAAATCCGTGCTCATCGTTCTGGATCCGAGGATGGACGATTTCCTCCCCATTTTGAGCCCATTCTTCTCCAAACAGCGGAAGAGAGTTCAGGCGGTGAGGAAGAAGCAGATCGAAACCCTAGTTCCCCTAATCGAGAAAAGGCGGCAAGAGTGGATCAAGCACGGCAGCGCCTCTAATTCGTTCGCCTACCTCGACACGCTCTTCGACCTCAAGGTGGAAGGCCGGAAGTCGGCGCCGACGAATGAGGAGCTCGTCACGCTCTGCTCCGAGTTCCTCAACGGCGGCACCGACACCACCGCCACGGCGGTCGAGTGGGCGGTGGCGCGGCTGATCGAGAACCCTGCGATCCAATCTCGCCTCGCCGACGAGATCCGGGCGACGGTGGGGGAGAAGAAGGTGGACGAGAAGGACGTGGAGAGGATGCCGTACCTGAACGCCGTGGTGAAGGAGCTGCTGCGGAAGCACCCGCCGACCTACTTCGCGCTGACGCACGCGGTGACGGAGCCGACGAGGCTGGGCGGCTACGACATCCCGACCAGCGCCAGCGTGGAGTTTTTCTCGGCGGGGATCGCGGAGGATCCGAAGGTGTGGAGCGACCCGGAGAGGTTCGACCCGGATCGGTTCTTCGCGGGGCGGGAGGAGGCGGATATAACGGGCGTGACCGGGGTGAAGATGATGCCGTTCGGAGtcgggcggcggatctgccccGGCTTGGGTATGGCCACGGTGCATGTCAACCTCATGCTGGCCCGGATGGTGCAGGAGTTTGAGTGGTCGGGTTACCCGGATACCGCCAAAGTCGATCTTACTGAGAAGCTCGAGTTTACGGTCGTGATGAAGAATAGTTTGAGGGCTGGGATCAAGCCACGTGGATAG
- the LOC131014754 gene encoding protein LE25-like: MQSAKDIAASAKAGMEKTKATLQEKGERMTARDPLQKEMATEKKEAKIHEAERRKHEARHHNAAAAEVAHTTGTGVFGGHPTGAEYTAEGMGGGVGHHGTHTGGVGHHGTHTGGGTY; encoded by the exons ATGCAGTCTGCTAAGGACATCGCGGCTTCGGCCAAGGCTGGCATGGAGAAAACCAAGGCCACGCTCCAAGAAAAG GGTGAGAGAATGACGGCGCGGGACCCGTTGCAGAAGGAGATGGCGACGGAGAAGAAAGAGGCGAAGATCCACGAGGCGGAGCGCCGGAAGCACGAAGCGCGTCATCACAACGCCGCCGCTGCTGAAGTCGCTCATACCACCGGGACCGGGGTGTTCGGTGGCCACCCGACTGGGGCGGAATACACGGCGGAGGGAATGGGCGGCGGTGTCGGACATCACGGCACGCACACTGGCGGCGTGGGACATCACGGCACGCACACCGGCGGCGGCACCTATTAG
- the LOC131014753 gene encoding RING-H2 finger protein ATL73-like → MITPGINLVMTVIGFGLSIMFIVFVCTRLICARIQLSASRRSLARANRSDLSNLERGFHGLEPLALANFPMMKYRELCLSSEENACQRCTVCLGDYHDEDTLCVLPVCRHAFHATCIGIWLQQQSTCPVCRISLLELPERKWYMQPMFSQAVRSQHRMQSVNAHYCHCMANGNRQLSNHHVEEPSEGGAGHSNGREKSRKPESPSSNQ, encoded by the exons ATGATAACTCCAGGCATAAATTTAGTGATGACTGTGATTGGATTTGGATTGAGTATCATGTTCATAGTGTTTGTGTGCACGAGGCTGATTTGTGCTAGGATACAATTGAGTGCATCACGCAGGTCTCTTGCCAGGGCAAATAGATCTGATCTTAGCAAT TTGGAGAGGGGTTTTCATGGTCTCGAGCCTCTAGCGCTGGCCAACTTTCCTATGATGAAGTATAGAGAATTATGTTTGTCCTCAGAAGAAAATGCTTG CCAGAGATGCACGGTGTGCTTGGGCGACTACCACGACGAAGACACGCTGTGTGTGCTGCCAGTGTGCAGGCATGCATTCCACGCAACGTGCATTGGGATCTGGCTGCAGCAGCAATCCACGTGTCCCGTTTGTCGGATCTCTCTGCTCGAGCTTCCGGAGAGGAAGTGGTATATGCAGCCGATGTTTAGCCAAGCAGTGCGGTCTCAGCACCGGATGCAATCAGTTAACGCGCACTATTGCCACTGCATGGCAAACGGGAATAGGCAGCTGTCCAACCACCATGTCGAGGAGCCATCGGAGGGAGGCGCAGGGCACAGCAACGGTCGTGAAAAGAGTCGAAAACCAGAGAGCCCGTCGTCGAACCAATAG